The Lycium barbarum isolate Lr01 chromosome 4, ASM1917538v2, whole genome shotgun sequence nucleotide sequence tatcaataaaatattttccttcaaatcCAATCATTAGCCCAATAATTGATGTCTCCCCTCTTGtctccttttattttcttttccactttttattcaattttgatCCGAATCTCTTCATCTTAACACCGCTTTATTCCTACATAGTAAagatataatattaagcacaactCATTATAATTGTACTCAAAAGACGATTAAATgtattaaaatgtgaggcaacaatGGCAAATTATATGCATCTTTGACCGAACATCAACCTTGTTGTATTAATTTCTAGGGTTGCTTATGAGGCGGATAATTATGTTTAACGGTTCGGCTTATTGGTTATCAACTTCTAAATTtactaatccgctagccaaccgataagatatcggttggtgTTGTGTCGGGTTAGCAATTATCGGGCGATGTATCTGTAAATCTAAGAGATAATGAAAATTAAAATCACAACATGTAGTCCACCAATGAAATTAAAATCAGAACTTCCCAATTATTTTGCTTATGCATTGTGCAAGCAGATGTTGTAATTTGTACCAAATTGCAAATTGCTTTGATTAAAAGATATATAGTAACTAACAGAAAATACAAAATGGATGATCAATTGCAAATAACTAATAGTACTAATTTCATTTTCAATACAAATTTCCAACTTCGTCTGCATTTCAAGAATCACAACTTTCTGAAGACAACTCACTGTCTCAATCCATAAATAATAATTATGGAGGGCAAAATGAATATTCACACACCAGATAGATAATGTTCCAAATTTCCAATACAGATCACCAACGCAACTCTCAATGAATACTTTCTACCTAGAAGTAAAACTATAACTATAAtaattcttaacgggttaacggtttaCCCAATAAGaaattcttaacgggttaacggtttaCCCAATAAGAAAAAAATCCGTTCAGCAACCGATGATCCAATAACTCAAAGTCAATAAGTCAATTTTGCGGTTGGGTTATCGATTATGAACCATAGTAATTTCTGCATATCCTATAGTTTTTAACTATTCTTAAATTACCCTTTCCAAACTGAACATTTTTATGCTTTTGCAAGAAAATAAATAGATTAGAGAGCAAAGCATAAAATAAGAGGACAGGCAGTGCAagtcaaaaaatacaaaaataatgcACACGTTGAGGGTGCAAAATGCAAAGAACTCATCTTATTCAAACTCTTCAAAACCTTAGCCCTTCATACTTCTTTATATTGAGGACTGTTCCTCCGAATGATACACGAGAAATATACAGATTCAACAATAGTTGAATTATGTGTAGCAGATGCACAATACATAAAATAATAAGTAAATAAGTAAAAGATTAGATGAATTAATAAGTAAGACTTAAGTCAAAATATTGGAGGCAAGAAGTTTTTGATTACTTTTGTCAAAGGGATCTCCTTGTCATCGGATTTGGTATATATGGGAAACAGTTTACATATACATCAAAAAGTTTCATTGTCAGCAATTGATGAATTTTGAACATCTTTTCTTGGAATAAATAAACACAAGCTTATAAAAGATTATCCTCCTTATTGGGCTGCCCATCAATGAGCTACTTTGGGACTATATCTGGGACTGGCAAGTTATGTTCATCTATCAAATATGTGTAATTCCGATCAAAGTACCAATCAGCAAATGCCTTTGGGGCAGACTGCACAAACAACCAAATGGTGCAAATAGTATAGTCAGCCAGCATCATTTTAAAATTGCATTtccaaatataaataaataaataatatctTACCACATTATGAATCACGGTGGAATTTTGAAGAGTCCACCTTGTTAAAATGTTGGTATGATGAGGGACTGCGTCAATGAAAACTCCTCTTAGTTTAGGATTTCCTTTTGGTAATGCATTTAAGAAATCGGACCTCATTCCTGAAATATATAACAAAAATATTAGAAATATAACTGTAGTTGTGTACTTCTCTTTTTGGAAGGTGTATTCTTCACCTCTAGTTTTGATtctctttaattctttcaatatACGTTTCGAATGTACGTTAAAATTTTGTTGAGGAACTAAAGTTATTTTTGTTTACTCATGTGAACTAACCTTGTATGGTATTGTTCTCACTTCTTGTGCATGTCCCGTTTTTAATGCACGCATATGTTGTACTTCCTGTTAAAGTATATGCTATCTGCAAAACACAGCTCATTTATGAGAAGACGCTAGAATAATAAATGTCAGTTAAATGATAATCTAATTAAGTAAACTTTGTTTATGGAAAAACCTTTTGAAATATCATAAAAGATTTTTCTTCTTTTGCACCCGAGTAAATAAAATGGACGACAAACTAATAAAATCAATTACGTACCACGATATTATCAAATGCTGACATGAAAATAAAAATCGGTGTCTTGGTATATTGTTGAATGTTCTCTGCGAAGAGGCACTGCGGCAAATTGGAAGATTTTTATGGACATTAATTTATTTGCAAAAGACACAAGAAAACAACTGATCAATCAAGGGAACAATTTGTACCAATTCTGGTTTCATTTTTGAAGTGCATGCTTTCGGTAACGTTTTGAAAGGTTCCTGTAACTCACATAAAGAAAATAGTCACATAAACAGGAATAACACATAATTCTTTGTCAGCACTTATAAGAAGGGGAGAAGATTTTACTTGTACAGTGGCGAGTCCTTTAAGGTGATAGGTTTCCCAAGGTTTTGCGAGCACAGGATCCTTGCTATTATGAGAAAGATGGATATTCAAAGTTAGATGATAGTTCTAATAAatcatactccctctgtttcaatttatgtgaactcattttcTTATTAGTCCGTGTAAAAAAGAAtgatctctttctatatttggaaacaatttacctttatgtaATGATtcatagccacacaaaatatatgtgactcattttacaccacaagtttaaaagtcttctctactttcttaaactccgtgtccagtcaaatgggttcacataaattgaaacggagggagtataagaaTAATTTGCTAAGAAATGGTCATATGCATGTAAAGTCATTAACAATCTTACAAATGAACAAAATAGCCAGAATCAACCAAACATTTCACTCTAGAGGTTTTTGGCAATGAACTGCGGAAGCGATCACAGTATAATATTGCTGCATATGAGCCAGCAGAACTACCAGCTAGGATGGCCTGCAATAGCAAAATAAAATATTGAGATCACAGAAGAATTTTTCTTAAACAAAACTGTGTTACTAATGAAAATATGAGTTAAAAACTTAATATACTAAATCAATTAGAGCAAAACTGCATAAAAATTAAACACCCCAATAATATGACTCAGTCTTAGACATAATCCTTACATTTTAAAGTCAGACGGTTAATACTCCTATATAAAATAGATCCTAAATTACATTACCCTATTAATAGTTTTGTCAGAAAATGACTAATCCTGGTTCTGTATATATTAGAACAATTAGATCTCCATCTGGTTCTGTATCTTTTGTTTATCGAAACAAAGCCGCGCTATATATATAGATTCCATTTTTCCTATTGAAAGCAAGCCGTCACAATAAATTATGCAAAAAATGCAATATTATCCATATATTTGCTAGCATATATATGACTGATTAAAAAAAGACTAATAGGGTTATAAAGATAGCTTTTGGGTAGATTCTTTTACTTTTTGTACGGGTATTTGGTGTTTGGCTTTGAAATATAGTATGTGTATATAACTAAATCATGTTATAGGGGATGTGTAGAGCCCGTCTAGGTTAGCAGATTGTAAATCGATGATAAGCATTAAGTATCAATAAGTTTTTTAAGTGTTGAAATTAGTTCTATAAACAAAATTTATGTATTTATATAAAAGAGCTGAAATGATAATAAGTAGCAGCATAATTACGCAGTCAATTATTTCAATTGTAATAGAATTTACATACATTTTTGGCATTCTTTAATCCTTTTGCAAGCAGCTCCTCCATTACTGCAGTATAAATCCTTGCCCCTCTATAATGCATATTGGTAGCCTAAACAGAGCAAAATGTATggaatgataaaaaaaaatcgagcaacaaaaataaatattataaattggAATTCAGAATTATAGCTTTGAATAAAACATACTGGATCAACATGTTCAGCATTTCCTATGAACGATCCACCATCGCAGTATGCAACAATGACTTTGTTCCAATTGTAAAAATCTGCATATTTTACATAAAATTTTCATATGCTATGTGAACAATAATGCACCACTGCAACATAATTATGTTGGGATTCTTGAAATGTTTGATTATCttcatttttaagaaaagaaaTTCATTGAAATTTCAGGAGGACATATTGACCCAAGAGTACCTGGATTTGCAATCTTATTCTTACTGTGAATTCCTTGAAATTCCATTGGATTCATATGTTTTGATGAACCAAGCCTGCCATTGGCACGTTTTGCGCAGTTTGTAGCGTTTACACACCATCCTCCTCCCTATGAACAAAGTCAATGTTTTCGAAGATTTAATAAACTTTTGAAACAGCACTATATCTAGCTAGAGGATAAATACGTACATTTATAATGCTCGTCTCACATAGTAAAGAAAACTACTCCAAATAAGTGGGGTTTAGTAGAATTAAACATGTGTTATACACGACTTACAGGAAGTTGTACAATCCAGTTTTCAACTCCTTCTCCAAATCCTGGTTCAAAATAGTATGCTGGAGGTGATCCATCCAAGCACACTGCCAAGTAAATAATGTTAACAGAACTCTTCAAATTAAGCTACTTAATTTTCTAATTAAAAGTTTATACTTGTACATAAGTGATAATATTAATTAACCTGCTCCTTTTGACACGGCACTATGAACTATTGTTGTTGTGACATTATATAAATCTGGGGTTTGGGTTGCTTTTGCACATTTAATTGTGACGATGGTCAAAGAGCAAACAAGTAAGATACAAAGTTGAAGAGATCTCGTAACCATCATCATCCtgtaaaacataaaattaaagaaTGGGTGAGATTTTGATTATAACATAAAAAGAATGCAAATggatagagaaaaaaaaaatattctgaaGGTGTACTTGGTAAAATATATATGTTGCAAAAGATATATTGACCCTGATTAATGAATTGCAGGACGATCTATATATAGGTGGATGACCAACGATATAAGTTGGAGCAGCGGGAAATTAGGCCTTAGAATAGAAAACCACAACATTAGAATCATACACTTGTCAAAATAttctcaaattttatttttcttgagACCTAAAGATTTGTAAGGTCAGCCAACTTAATCGGTTGAGGCAGTTAAATGGAGCGTTTAGGCAACGTATGTCTATGCATGGTGATTATCTGAGCTGTTGTTGTCTAATTTACCACCATAGAAGCGGGAAAACATCTTGCTTGGGGTGGTCATGTGTACTTGTTGTTATTTAGGGATAAAGTCGACATTTGAGTATATTGGTATAGTAATTCAATCTCTCGTTTTTAGTATTTATGTCCCAATGTAAAATTTTAGCCCGTTTTACAAGTTGATTTTACCGTTTGAAACTTGTTGGGTGGTTCGGGTTGAGATTTTAGAAGCTCAGGTGAGTTTCGAATCACCTGAAACCCATTAGAACATTGCAGTTTTTTGTTGTCAACTAGTGCACTGCGAAAGCGGTCACAAGTTTGCACTCTTAGAGAAGTAAAACTTAAATAGTAGATCGTGATCGTGATAACCTGGACACCATCGCAATTTGCAATAGGTGGTCATCCACTACATCAGGATCAGGGTCGAGGTCAAGTTTAACTAACAAGGACAGATATTTATGATAAAATCACTTATGGGAAAATAAAACTACTCGGTTGTTTTAGAAAAATAGTTAAACACCTTAACTTCATAAAGTTCTTTCCTTTTAATAAGATTTTTTTGTCAAGATGGCAACTCAATGTGCCTAGTGCTAGAAGCacccaagcaaaaaaaaaaaaaaaaagaagaagaagatgaaaataCATATTCTTATAAACCAAACTCCACTATTCATCGaattaaaagaaaacaaaagcaCAAACGCAAAAAGAACTTTATTGGCAAGTGAATAGCATAGAATCAAAGGTTTTCATTTTAACCAAGCTAGAATAGAGGAAAATTTAGCAGAACTAAGAAGTATTTTCTTCCTCTATTTTAGCTTTTTGATTTTATCTAGCCGATCGTGATGCATATGTATTTTGGAGAGTGTATACAACAACACACTCAGTGTAGTCATATAAGTGAGGTCTAAGGAGCGTAGGGCAGAACTTACACTCTCAGACGTTTCTGGCCGACCCTTgactcaaaagaaaaaaaatttgaaatataaTATCAAGAAAAATACGAcaacaaaatatcaaaaaaaCAAATGGTGCAACAAATAGTATAatgcacatggaaaaattaaattACACCGATTACTAACCAACACTACTAATAAGGAGAAAACCAAAGGATAATTAAACGATAGAGAAAGGGATCAAGTAGGAGGACAATATGAATTACTACTTACCTTAGCTTTTTGGGGTGTGGAATTAGGGACGTTCCAATTCATGCATAATGACACCTCTTGCCTGCAAATAAATAGAGGCAAATACACCATAACTGTTAATTCTGGGGGACAGTGGGTATTAAACAAAGATAACTGAAATGGGTACAGATTGCTGGCTAAGTAAGCAAAATAATTGAAGCTAACAtgcattttttcttttttacacaAGGAAGAAAGCTCGGCTTCTTTGTTACAGAAAACTAATTTTTTGTGAATAAATGGTAAGAAAGCAGGAAGGAGTACGTGTATCCAGTTGTATCCCACAAATATTATACGTGTCAGCTTGAAGGGAGataaaagagttgaaatcgaagtATTAAAATGCCCCTAAGGAATAATGATAATACGAAAATACTCATGTCGTACAACTCAACATACtgcctccatttcaatttgtttcgtctgattttgatttgctacgaaattttaaaatataaaaaagagtTTTGAATCTTATcgatcttaaactaaagatatacaaaatatactaaaaatgaaaagtaaaaattaaaaaaattacctAAAAAGAAAATGAGGTAATTATTAATTGATTAaacttttacattttttttttttgaaatatttgcGGCGAAGACGGAttcaaattaaaatttaaatgctTTTATGGATGATAAAGTGTGCAGAAGGGTCAGCATATTATTGCTAAGTAATCTTGAAATATAGTACTACCAAACCGCTTGCCACGGAAGGGAACAAAAGAGTAAAGTCATTTTATTGTCCAACATTCTTTTTTGGAAAGATATTTAATTGCATAGGTTAAAAAGCTAAAGTAATTTatttacttgtgatgtttgttTGACATTTTGTGTTTCGTCTAAAGTAATTTATTCACTTGTGATGTTTGTTGGCATTTTGTGTTTCGTCTAATCAAAAACTTTTATATACACTGGAATTTGCCCGCGCTTTGC carries:
- the LOC132636376 gene encoding pectin acetylesterase 8-like; the protein is MMMVTRSLQLCILLVCSLTIVTIKCAKATQTPDLYNVTTTIVHSAVSKGAVCLDGSPPAYYFEPGFGEGVENWIVQLPGGGWCVNATNCAKRANGRLGSSKHMNPMEFQGIHSKNKIANPDFYNWNKVIVAYCDGGSFIGNAEHVDPATNMHYRGARIYTAVMEELLAKGLKNAKNAILAGSSAGSYAAILYCDRFRSSLPKTSRVKCLVDSGYFVHFKDPVLAKPWETYHLKGLATVQEPFKTLPKACTSKMKPELCLFAENIQQYTKTPIFIFMSAFDNIVIAYTLTGSTTYACIKNGTCTRSENNTIQGMRSDFLNALPKGNPKLRGVFIDAVPHHTNILTRWTLQNSTVIHNVSAPKAFADWYFDRNYTYLIDEHNLPVPDIVPK